A stretch of the Pseudophryne corroboree isolate aPseCor3 chromosome 3 unlocalized genomic scaffold, aPseCor3.hap2 SUPER_3_unloc_68, whole genome shotgun sequence genome encodes the following:
- the LOC134984586 gene encoding zinc finger protein 260-like, whose translation MKDARVFQESRSTLTFYMNTLITSKQITADGHTSRNISEGHLLLSPDCDIKDDSRQDSPAFNPITPIIYPALSTDPPDPGKCSPDHSDIGASVTALRVDTVFPWSIDTKCFTQNTNLITHQPAKAGERPFPCSECGKCFTYKSNLVTHKRSHTGEKPYSCSECGKCFALKSNLIKHQRSHTGEKPYSCSECRKCFARKSTLVTHQKSHTGEKPYSCSECGKCFASKSYLVTHQSSHTDEKPYSCSECGKCFTKKSALVTHQRSHTGERPYSCSECGKCFTQKSDLVTHKRSHTGEKPYSCSECGKCFASKSNLIKHQRSHTGEKPYSCSECRKCFLSKSNLVKHQRSHTGEKPYSCSECRKCFTQKSDLVTHKRSHTGEKPYSCSECGKCFLSKSNLVIHQRSHTGEKPYSCSECGKCFASKSNLIKHQRSHTGEKPYSCSECRKCFLSKSNLVKHQRSHTGEKPYSCSECRKCFARKSDLVTHQRSHTGEKPYSCSECGKCFLSKSNLVIHQRSHTGEKPYSCSECGKCFSQTSALVTHQRSHTGEKPFSCSECGKCFAQRSHFVTHQHAHTGERPFSCSECEKCFAYKSALVTHQRSHTGERPYSCSECGKCFTQKSHLVTHQRSHTDEKPFSCCERNKSALVEHIRHYPSTEPFKSSGV comes from the exons atgaaagatgcaagggttttTCAGGAGTCCAGAAGCACACTGACCTTTTATATGAACACACTGataacaagcaaacagatcacag cagatggacacacaagcaggaatatctcagaaggacatctattgttatccccggattgtgacataaaagatgacagtagacaggattctccagcatttaaccccattaccccaattatatatCCAGCTCTATcaactgatccccctgatcctgggaaatgttctcctgatcactctgatattggtgcatctgttacagctttgagagtagatacagtgtttccctggtctatagataccaaatgttttacacagaacacaaaccttattactcatcagccagctaaggcaggtgagaggccatttccatgttctgagtgtgggaaatgttttacatataaatcaaatcttgttacacataagagaagtcacacaggtgagaagccgtattcctgctctgagtgtgggaaatgttttgcattgaaatcaaatcttattaaacatcagagaagtcacacaggtgagaaaccgtattcctgttctgagtgtaggaaatgttttgcacggaaatcaactcttgttacacatcagaaaagtcacacaggtgagaagccgtattcctgttctgagtgtggaaaatgttttgcatcgaaatcatatcttgttacacatcagagtagtcacacagatgagaagccatattcctgttctgagtgtgggaaatgtttcacaaagaaatcagcccttgttacacatcagagaagtcacacaggtgagaggccatattcctgttctgagtgtgggaaatgttttacacagaaatcagatcttgttacacataagagaagtcacacaggtgagaagccgtattcctgctctgagtgtgggaaatgttttgcatcgaaatcaaatcttattaaacatcagagaagtcacacaggtgagaaaccgtattcctgttctgagtgtaggaaatgttttttatctaaatcaaatcttgttaaacatcagagaagtcacacaggtgagaaaccgtattcctgttctgagtgtaggaaatgttttacacagaaatcagatcttgttacacataagagaagtcacacaggtgagaagccgtattcctgctctgagtgtgggaaatgttttttatctaaatcaaatcttgttatacatcagagaagtcacacaggtgagaagccgtattcctgctctgagtgtgggaaatgttttgcatcgaaatcaaatcttattaaacatcagagaagtcacacaggtgagaaaccgtattcctgttctgagtgtaggaaatgttttttatctaaatcaaatcttgttaaacatcagagaagtcacacaggtgagaaaccgtattcctgttctgagtgtaggaaatgttttgcacggaaatcagatcttgttacacatcagagaagtcacacaggtgagaagccgtattcctgttctgagtgtgggaaatgttttttatctaaatcaaatcttgttatacatcagagaagtcacacaggtgagaagccatattcctgttctgagtgtgggaaatgtttctcacagacatcagctcttgttacacatcagagaagtcacacaggtgagaagccattttcctgctctgagtgtgggaaatgttttgcacagagatCACATTTTGTTACTcatcagcatgctcacacaggtgagaggccattttcctgttctgagtgtgagaaatgtttcgcatataaatcagctcttgttacacatcagagaagtcacacaggtgagaggccgtattcctgttctgagtgtgggaaatgtttcacacagaaatcacatcttgttacacatcagaggagtcacacagatgagaagccattttcatgctgtgagagaaataaatccgctcttgttgaacatattagacattacccaagcacggaaccatttaaatcttctggagtataa